Proteins co-encoded in one Paracrocinitomix mangrovi genomic window:
- a CDS encoding ABC transporter ATP-binding protein, which produces MGNSDFVIKTEGITKVFNPGVNEVRALRGIDLQVENGEFISLMGSSGSGKSTLLNILGCLDKPSEGKYYLDGQDVSQLKTSELSKIRNRKFGFVFQSYNLLKKTTALENVELPLLYNPDFSYANRKAKAKEALDRVGLGDRIYHKTNELSGGQQQRVAIARALINDPVVIFADEPTGNLDTKTSYQVMEYFQELNNSGKLIVMVTHEPDIMKFSKRKVVLQDGLIIEDEKIENPNNASEMYKNLYAE; this is translated from the coding sequence ATGGGCAATTCAGATTTTGTCATAAAAACAGAAGGAATCACCAAAGTATTTAATCCTGGAGTGAACGAAGTGAGAGCTTTAAGAGGGATTGATTTACAAGTAGAAAACGGTGAATTTATTTCGCTCATGGGATCCAGTGGAAGTGGTAAATCTACCTTGCTTAATATTTTAGGTTGTCTTGATAAACCTTCAGAAGGGAAGTATTATCTAGATGGTCAGGATGTAAGTCAACTCAAAACTTCAGAATTATCAAAAATCCGAAATAGAAAATTTGGTTTTGTTTTTCAATCATACAACTTACTTAAGAAAACCACAGCACTTGAAAATGTGGAACTTCCATTGCTCTATAATCCAGATTTTTCATATGCCAATAGAAAAGCAAAAGCAAAAGAAGCTTTAGACAGAGTTGGTTTAGGAGATAGAATCTATCACAAGACAAATGAATTGTCAGGAGGGCAGCAACAAAGAGTTGCCATTGCCAGAGCGTTAATTAATGATCCAGTGGTGATTTTTGCAGATGAACCTACCGGTAATTTGGATACTAAAACCAGCTATCAGGTAATGGAATATTTTCAAGAGTTAAATAATTCGGGTAAGTTGATTGTAATGGTGACCCATGAGCCTGATATCATGAAATTTTCAAAAAGAAAAGTTGTGTTACAAGATGGGCTCATTATAGAGGATGAAAAAATTGAAAATCCTAACAATGCCAGTGAAATGTATAAAAACCTGTATGCTGAATGA
- a CDS encoding ABC transporter permease: MKAIDLIKSAFRSINRNRTRSLLTMLGIIIGVGSVIGMMAIGKGSEESIRSELGKLGTNMIIISPGPDRRGGVRVDEANMDVLKERDVASISQNCDKVKYISPLVQTRSQVVVGSNNMRTNVIGAYEDYFVINNYMVSDGQLFDAKTGKSFQKICVIGKTVALELFDTEEEAVGSIIRLDKIPFRVIGVLEEKGRTFGMDRDNLIIAPFQTVQKRMLGVNYAHQILASTDYEDDVEEAKTQINDLFINELKKQSGGEPLFNIQTQKELMDIMGSITGILTLLLAAIASISLLVGGIGIMNIMLVSVTERTREIGLRLAIGAPTRVILLQFLIESIVLSLIGGMIGIFLGHLIAQIASKYLGVLAIVSIDSILLAFGFSFMVGVLFGYFPARKAARLNPIQALRHE, encoded by the coding sequence ATGAAAGCCATTGATCTCATAAAGTCTGCTTTTCGTTCTATAAACAGAAATAGAACCAGATCATTACTGACAATGTTGGGGATAATTATTGGTGTGGGATCAGTAATAGGCATGATGGCAATTGGTAAGGGGTCTGAAGAAAGCATTAGGTCTGAGCTTGGCAAATTGGGAACAAACATGATCATTATCTCACCAGGTCCTGATAGAAGAGGAGGTGTAAGGGTTGATGAGGCTAATATGGATGTTTTGAAAGAGAGGGATGTTGCATCAATTTCTCAGAACTGTGATAAGGTAAAGTACATTTCTCCCCTGGTTCAAACGAGATCACAGGTCGTAGTTGGCTCTAATAATATGCGTACAAATGTAATAGGGGCTTATGAAGATTATTTTGTAATTAACAACTACATGGTGAGTGACGGTCAGCTTTTTGATGCTAAAACCGGTAAATCTTTTCAGAAAATATGCGTGATTGGAAAAACAGTAGCACTTGAATTGTTTGATACAGAAGAGGAAGCTGTAGGTTCAATTATCCGATTAGATAAAATTCCTTTCAGAGTAATTGGCGTGTTAGAAGAAAAAGGACGAACCTTTGGAATGGATAGAGATAATCTGATCATAGCACCGTTTCAAACAGTTCAAAAAAGAATGCTAGGTGTAAATTATGCGCATCAAATATTGGCATCTACAGATTATGAAGATGACGTGGAAGAAGCTAAAACTCAAATAAATGATCTGTTTATAAACGAACTCAAAAAGCAGAGTGGAGGAGAACCATTATTCAACATTCAAACTCAAAAAGAGCTGATGGATATTATGGGCTCTATTACAGGGATTCTAACACTTTTGTTGGCAGCGATAGCTTCAATTTCGTTATTGGTTGGGGGGATTGGGATCATGAATATTATGCTTGTTTCAGTGACAGAAAGAACCAGAGAAATTGGTTTAAGATTGGCAATTGGAGCGCCAACACGAGTAATTTTACTTCAATTTTTAATCGAATCAATTGTGCTGAGTTTGATTGGTGGGATGATAGGTATTTTTCTTGGGCATTTAATAGCACAGATAGCAAGTAAATATCTTGGAGTACTCGCAATAGTCTCAATAGATTCAATCCTATTAGCTTTTGGATTCTCGTTTATGGTTGGAGTTTTGTTTGGTTATTTTCCTGCACGTAAAGCAGCTAGATTAAATCCGATTCAGGCTCTAAGGCATGAATAA
- a CDS encoding thiol-disulfide oxidoreductase DCC family protein: METKKDPIVFYDGDCGFCNTSVQFILDKRKTDFYFVPLQSDYAKEKLGEKNIQINLDTIYFIKNGKLYDRSSAALQICKGLKGGYPLMMAFYIVPKFIRDVFYNAIAKRRHKIKDAHCVLPTVEERKFFLSNI, from the coding sequence ATGGAAACTAAGAAAGATCCAATAGTTTTTTATGATGGTGATTGTGGCTTTTGCAACACATCTGTGCAGTTTATTCTTGACAAGAGAAAAACGGATTTTTATTTTGTCCCATTGCAATCAGATTACGCCAAAGAAAAACTTGGTGAAAAGAATATCCAAATAAATCTTGATACCATTTATTTCATCAAAAATGGAAAACTTTACGATCGTTCTTCAGCAGCTCTGCAGATTTGTAAAGGGTTAAAAGGAGGCTATCCACTTATGATGGCATTTTATATCGTTCCTAAATTCATACGTGATGTTTTTTACAATGCAATCGCAAAAAGAAGGCATAAAATAAAAGACGCACATTGTGTTTTACCAACAGTTGAAGAGCGAAAGTTTTTTCTCAGCAACATTTAA
- the elbB gene encoding isoprenoid biosynthesis glyoxalase ElbB, translating to MKFGILLSGCGVYDGAEIHEATMAMLAIKESGHDYQCISVDKNQYHVVNHLTGEEMNETRNVMVESARIARGDIKEISEINPSDIDALVIPGGFGSAKNFSTWAFSGPEGEIDPKVKLLIVNMVNVGKPICALCVSPVVVAKALQGSDVHANLTLGTDAESSPYDIPGFNAGIESVGAVAEMKTVREILVDHGNNIVTAPCYMMDADILEVRNNVKQAIEATIKLM from the coding sequence ATGAAATTTGGAATATTATTATCCGGTTGTGGAGTTTATGACGGAGCAGAAATACATGAAGCAACTATGGCTATGTTGGCAATTAAAGAATCAGGTCATGATTATCAATGTATCTCAGTAGATAAGAATCAATATCATGTTGTCAATCATCTTACGGGAGAAGAAATGAACGAAACCAGGAATGTAATGGTGGAGTCAGCCAGGATAGCAAGAGGGGATATTAAGGAAATCAGTGAAATTAATCCAAGCGACATTGATGCCTTAGTAATTCCGGGAGGTTTTGGATCAGCCAAGAACTTTTCAACTTGGGCTTTTTCAGGACCTGAAGGAGAAATTGACCCCAAAGTAAAGCTGTTAATAGTTAATATGGTTAATGTAGGGAAACCCATTTGTGCATTATGTGTAAGTCCTGTAGTTGTTGCTAAGGCACTTCAAGGGTCAGATGTTCATGCTAACCTAACCTTAGGAACAGATGCTGAATCATCACCATATGATATACCGGGTTTTAATGCAGGAATTGAAAGTGTTGGAGCTGTAGCAGAAATGAAAACCGTAAGAGAGATTTTGGTTGATCATGGAAATAATATAGTTACTGCACCTTGTTACATGATGGATGCAGATATATTGGAAGTTAGAAATAATGTAAAACAAGCGATAGAAGCTACTATCAAATTAATGTAA
- a CDS encoding T9SS type A sorting domain-containing protein — protein MKWLISIVLLPFTGFTQVNTPTWGIEDTVLIISKTTDFGPVHDYLALTNNSGQDLNMRWICHEPQSWPTLWITDFTDPSNSFDDVQHLDSSDFVLLNPPEWNNKLIIGVQHQSFAHTDTLKFKVFPVDFPEDTLWLYYIIEVAQGNAWANIEDEDADQILQFNATTNQLSWTSSGLNPKIEIYSLSGQLVKQLESNENSLIISDLKKGVYIVRYQDGKVEEKLKISIVN, from the coding sequence ATGAAGTGGTTAATCTCAATTGTATTATTGCCGTTTACTGGATTTACACAAGTAAATACTCCTACCTGGGGCATTGAAGATACTGTATTAATAATTAGTAAAACTACCGATTTTGGACCCGTGCATGATTATTTGGCTTTAACCAATAATTCTGGTCAGGATTTGAATATGAGATGGATTTGCCATGAGCCACAAAGCTGGCCAACACTATGGATTACAGATTTTACAGATCCTAGCAATTCATTTGATGATGTGCAGCATTTAGATAGTTCAGACTTCGTTTTATTGAATCCGCCTGAATGGAACAACAAGTTAATTATTGGTGTGCAACATCAATCATTTGCTCATACGGATACGTTGAAATTTAAAGTGTTTCCGGTGGATTTTCCTGAAGATACATTGTGGTTGTATTACATCATAGAGGTAGCGCAAGGAAATGCCTGGGCAAATATTGAAGATGAAGATGCTGATCAAATACTACAATTCAATGCTACAACCAATCAATTAAGCTGGACTAGCAGTGGTTTGAATCCGAAAATTGAAATTTATAGCTTGTCTGGACAGCTGGTTAAACAACTTGAATCAAACGAGAATAGTTTAATTATTTCGGATTTAAAAAAGGGAGTTTACATTGTGAGATATCAAGACGGTAAAGTAGAGGAGAAGCTCAAGATTTCAATCGTCAATTAG
- a CDS encoding class I SAM-dependent methyltransferase — MKKLYKWLLNTIPRPWLIRLSYVFRVFAPLFYKGNNVECPVCEKSFRKFLSYGSKVKHRDNVLCPYDLTLERHRLMWLYLKEKTDFFTKENLSVMHIAPEQCFHKKFKHQKNLKYTTGDLVSPIVDMHFDLHDIPLEDNQYEVIFCNHVMEHVKDDLRCMQELLRIMKPGGWGIMQVPIDHTRNTTYEDWSITSPEEREKHFWQYDHVRLYGTNYPDRLREAGFEVDVVDYSKEMPEEQFNRYRIPKEELLYVVRKPQS, encoded by the coding sequence ATGAAGAAATTATACAAATGGCTTTTAAACACTATTCCAAGACCATGGCTCATTAGGTTGAGTTATGTTTTTAGAGTTTTTGCTCCATTGTTTTACAAAGGAAATAATGTTGAATGTCCTGTTTGTGAAAAGTCATTTCGTAAATTTTTATCTTACGGATCAAAGGTGAAACACAGAGATAATGTACTTTGTCCTTATGATTTAACTTTAGAAAGACACAGATTAATGTGGCTTTATCTGAAAGAAAAAACTGATTTCTTTACTAAAGAAAATCTCAGTGTAATGCACATTGCGCCTGAGCAATGTTTTCATAAGAAATTCAAGCATCAAAAGAATTTGAAGTATACAACAGGTGATTTAGTTTCTCCAATTGTTGATATGCACTTTGATTTGCATGACATTCCTTTAGAGGATAACCAATATGAGGTGATCTTCTGTAATCACGTGATGGAACATGTTAAAGATGATTTGAGATGTATGCAAGAATTGTTGCGTATTATGAAGCCCGGAGGATGGGGAATTATGCAGGTTCCTATTGATCATACTAGAAATACCACATACGAAGATTGGTCAATTACTTCACCGGAAGAAAGAGAGAAACACTTTTGGCAATATGATCATGTTCGATTATATGGAACAAACTATCCTGATAGATTGCGTGAAGCAGGATTTGAGGTAGATGTGGTAGATTACTCTAAAGAAATGCCTGAAGAGCAATTCAATCGTTACAGAATACCAAAAGAAGAGTTGCTGTACGTTGTTAGAAAGCCTCAGTCCTGA
- a CDS encoding tetratricopeptide repeat protein — protein sequence MRHFFGYYFIFLWIIFNNPAQLWSQNFADKSFYLIDSLEYESLPEVDQELLDTLLTKYHSAEDDSIKLKQIQFIVDRCWNPLVWPKYNEFMLNESINKLTYETNEQKRDQLTYFLAGAVSNIGFYYDEKGELMRSLDYYHKGLELYESIHNKEGISTNYNNLGVIYSIIGDTSKALEFHSKSLAYKKEIGDQEGVAMSYNNIGTIYENSHQPFKALEYYEASLKIRQEINDVRGIAMSYDNIGDIYFEEEIYGKAHQYYQKGYQLWSEAQIEVGITTSLNNLSNVYLQMGNLSEAENTGLQSLEIAQKLGFPADIENSSRTLMQIYRAKGDFEKAMKYADLYMDMKDKVKSIESTQSVMKKTMQYEYQKIALKDSLEHAKEKEVQEVKIKEKETQNYALFGGLGLLFVLFLVVIRSYQQKKKDNQKINDQKQEVESQKEEIEKQHVALASTHKEISDSISYAKRIQDAILPSNEDMQKILNQGFVFFAPKDVVSGDFYWMTQKGDTTLLAVADCTGHGVPGAMVSVVCNNALNRAVREFDITQPDQILNKTRGIVIDTFAATNSVVKDGMDIALISLKKNNDSTVSLNFSGANNPLYIVRSNSELEVLNADKQPIGNFEKATDFKLQETLLNTGDTIYLFSDGFMDQFGGPDGKKYKHARFRNLIIDNQSKSMTEIGQIIEQEFKDWKGDLEQLDDICVIGVRF from the coding sequence TTGCGTCATTTTTTTGGCTATTATTTCATTTTTTTGTGGATTATATTCAATAATCCTGCTCAACTGTGGAGTCAAAATTTTGCAGACAAATCTTTCTATCTAATTGATTCTCTTGAATATGAATCTTTGCCAGAAGTTGATCAGGAGTTACTGGACACCCTACTTACAAAGTACCATTCTGCAGAAGATGATTCTATAAAGTTGAAACAAATTCAGTTCATTGTTGACCGCTGTTGGAATCCACTTGTTTGGCCAAAGTATAATGAATTCATGCTTAATGAGTCAATTAATAAACTGACTTACGAAACAAATGAGCAAAAAAGAGATCAATTGACTTATTTTTTGGCCGGAGCTGTAAGTAATATTGGTTTTTATTATGATGAGAAAGGTGAACTTATGCGTTCATTGGATTATTACCATAAAGGATTAGAACTTTATGAAAGCATCCACAATAAAGAAGGAATCTCAACCAACTACAATAATCTGGGAGTTATTTACAGTATCATTGGAGATACCTCAAAGGCTTTGGAATTTCATAGTAAGAGTTTAGCATACAAAAAGGAAATAGGTGATCAAGAGGGTGTTGCCATGAGTTACAATAACATTGGTACTATTTATGAAAACTCGCATCAACCATTTAAAGCTTTGGAATATTATGAAGCCAGTTTGAAAATCAGACAAGAAATCAATGATGTAAGAGGAATTGCCATGTCTTATGACAATATCGGTGACATTTATTTTGAAGAAGAAATTTATGGCAAAGCGCATCAATACTATCAAAAAGGATATCAACTGTGGTCTGAAGCTCAAATTGAGGTAGGTATTACCACCAGTCTTAATAATCTTTCCAATGTTTATTTACAAATGGGCAATCTTTCAGAGGCAGAAAATACTGGACTACAAAGTCTTGAAATTGCTCAAAAACTTGGATTTCCTGCAGACATTGAAAATTCTTCTCGCACCTTAATGCAGATATATAGAGCTAAGGGTGATTTTGAAAAAGCCATGAAATATGCTGATTTGTATATGGATATGAAAGACAAAGTTAAAAGTATTGAGAGCACCCAATCTGTCATGAAAAAGACCATGCAATATGAGTATCAAAAAATTGCCTTAAAGGACAGTCTTGAACATGCCAAAGAAAAAGAAGTACAGGAAGTAAAAATAAAGGAGAAAGAAACCCAGAACTATGCTCTTTTTGGAGGACTTGGATTACTGTTTGTTCTTTTCTTAGTAGTCATTAGATCATACCAACAAAAGAAAAAAGATAACCAGAAAATTAATGATCAAAAGCAAGAAGTTGAATCACAAAAAGAAGAAATTGAAAAGCAACATGTAGCATTGGCATCAACTCATAAAGAAATTTCTGATTCAATAAGTTACGCCAAAAGAATCCAAGATGCTATATTACCTTCTAACGAAGACATGCAAAAGATTTTAAATCAAGGTTTTGTATTTTTTGCTCCAAAAGATGTGGTTTCAGGTGACTTTTATTGGATGACCCAAAAAGGTGATACTACTCTATTAGCTGTTGCGGATTGTACCGGACATGGAGTTCCGGGAGCAATGGTATCAGTTGTATGTAATAATGCTCTTAATAGAGCGGTAAGAGAATTTGATATCACCCAACCTGATCAAATATTGAATAAAACAAGAGGAATTGTTATTGATACGTTTGCAGCTACTAATAGTGTTGTAAAAGATGGAATGGACATAGCATTGATCTCATTAAAAAAGAACAATGACAGCACAGTTTCATTGAATTTTTCCGGCGCAAACAATCCACTTTATATTGTAAGATCAAACAGTGAATTAGAGGTATTAAATGCCGACAAACAACCTATCGGTAATTTTGAGAAAGCTACTGATTTTAAACTTCAAGAAACCCTACTAAACACGGGGGACACCATTTATCTTTTCTCTGATGGTTTTATGGATCAATTTGGAGGACCGGATGGTAAAAAATACAAACATGCCAGATTCCGAAACCTAATAATTGATAATCAATCCAAATCAATGACAGAAATTGGCCAGATTATTGAACAAGAATTCAAAGATTGGAAAGGTGATTTGGAACAGTTAGATGACATTTGCGTGATTGGTGTTAGATTTTAA
- a CDS encoding SpoIIE family protein phosphatase, translated as MNKLILFILGHLIACISYSQDLEKLDSLEQAFQNENDSEKKARLAIEIAHETNHVDNDKAEKYAVIAINLAEKTENPEIIAESKSVRAMVYGSNGNFKKSVELELEALHIYEELNDYRKVASTTNNIANAYLGIDDYEKSEEYYKKSYDAAIICRDTNAMAVPLVGMSILYEQEGKTEEALKRTSEAAGLFESINRIDAMIVCYFNAADYAYSLKRHDEAENWLEKARKTNELIGNKYYSGSIKMMESRWAANDKKYNEAIINANLAIEDFKFINAQLDVKRAYKSLSEIYADAGKYRDAYQTILKFDELKDSLNEVNQAKAMEEMNAKYDKANNEKKIAALSHQAALSDLENKSSKRLLNFAIGGSAVLLVLVIVALNAYFQKQKTAAVLADKNMIIEEKNREILDSIRYAKRIQNAIIPSDDIVNRYLANSFVYYRPKDIVAGDFYWMEIINNKILFAVADCTGHGVPGAMVSVVCNNALNRAVREFNLEQPGKILDKTKELVVETFSKSKENVRDGMDITLCCWDPKTNEIEWAGANNPLYIIRKESEELEIINPDKQPIGQFENSYHYTNHKVNLFTGDTLYLFSDGFVDQFGGLEGKKYKYARFRNFLLSHFKKNMKEQHDLFEHEFLSWKGELEQLDDICIIGVRV; from the coding sequence ATGAACAAACTTATTTTATTCATATTAGGTCATTTAATTGCCTGCATTTCCTATTCTCAGGACCTGGAAAAGCTGGATAGTTTAGAACAGGCATTTCAAAATGAAAATGATTCAGAAAAGAAAGCCCGGTTAGCAATAGAAATTGCTCATGAGACAAATCATGTAGACAATGATAAGGCCGAGAAATATGCAGTTATTGCTATCAACCTGGCTGAAAAGACTGAAAATCCTGAAATAATTGCTGAGTCAAAATCTGTACGTGCCATGGTTTATGGTTCAAACGGAAATTTTAAAAAATCAGTTGAACTAGAGCTTGAAGCCTTACACATTTATGAAGAACTAAATGATTATAGAAAAGTTGCCAGTACTACAAACAACATTGCAAATGCTTATTTAGGAATTGATGACTATGAAAAATCTGAAGAATATTATAAAAAATCATATGATGCAGCAATAATATGTCGTGATACAAATGCCATGGCTGTTCCCTTGGTTGGCATGTCAATACTTTATGAGCAGGAAGGTAAAACAGAAGAAGCTTTAAAAAGAACTTCTGAAGCAGCAGGATTGTTTGAGTCAATCAATAGAATTGATGCTATGATTGTATGTTATTTTAATGCTGCAGATTATGCCTATTCTTTAAAAAGACATGATGAAGCTGAAAATTGGCTTGAAAAAGCACGAAAGACTAATGAATTAATTGGCAACAAATACTACAGTGGCAGTATTAAAATGATGGAATCAAGATGGGCTGCAAATGATAAAAAATACAATGAAGCTATTATCAATGCGAATCTGGCCATTGAGGATTTTAAATTTATTAACGCTCAATTAGACGTTAAACGAGCTTACAAATCGCTCTCTGAAATTTATGCAGATGCCGGGAAATACCGAGACGCCTATCAAACCATTTTAAAATTTGATGAGTTAAAGGACAGTTTGAATGAGGTTAATCAAGCTAAAGCCATGGAAGAAATGAACGCCAAATATGACAAAGCTAACAATGAGAAAAAAATTGCAGCTTTAAGTCATCAGGCCGCTTTAAGTGATTTGGAAAACAAAAGCAGTAAGCGACTTTTGAATTTTGCTATTGGTGGATCAGCAGTATTATTAGTTCTGGTTATTGTTGCACTTAACGCCTATTTTCAAAAACAAAAAACCGCAGCTGTATTGGCAGACAAAAACATGATTATTGAAGAAAAGAACAGAGAAATTCTTGATTCAATTCGCTATGCTAAACGTATTCAAAATGCCATCATACCATCAGATGATATTGTCAACAGATATTTAGCCAACAGTTTTGTTTATTACCGTCCAAAAGATATTGTTGCCGGTGATTTTTACTGGATGGAAATTATAAATAATAAGATCTTATTTGCGGTTGCTGATTGTACAGGACATGGAGTTCCGGGAGCAATGGTATCAGTGGTATGCAATAATGCATTGAACAGAGCGGTGAGAGAATTTAATTTGGAACAGCCAGGAAAGATACTTGACAAAACCAAAGAACTTGTTGTTGAGACGTTTAGTAAGAGTAAAGAAAATGTACGAGATGGTATGGACATCACTTTATGCTGCTGGGATCCAAAAACAAATGAAATTGAATGGGCCGGAGCCAATAATCCTTTGTATATTATCCGAAAAGAAAGTGAGGAGTTAGAAATAATTAATCCTGATAAACAACCAATTGGACAATTTGAAAACTCATATCACTACACTAATCACAAGGTAAACTTATTTACCGGTGACACCCTTTACCTCTTCTCAGATGGATTCGTTGACCAGTTTGGCGGACTGGAAGGCAAAAAATATAAATACGCCAGATTTAGAAACTTCTTGCTTTCACATTTTAAAAAGAATATGAAAGAACAACATGATTTATTTGAACATGAGTTTCTAAGTTGGAAAGGGGAATTAGAACAGTTAGATGACATTTGCATTATTGGAGTTAGAGTCTAA